The genomic segment TCACGCGCGATCCCTCCTTTCGCTGATCCTGCCAGATCCATTGCTACGCAATCCGTAGCTACCATGGTAAGCATAGTCAAAGCCGTGGCACGCTGTCAAGTCAGGATTTTCCCCATCGCCGCCTGGCCCGCCCGCGCGCGAAGCCGATCACACCCAGCCGGCGGGGACTCGAACAGCGTCCCGCTCCTGCTCCCGCCGGAGAGCGAGTCTGCTCCGCAAGCAAGGCGGGGCGCTGCACCGGGCTCGGTTGCGTCATTGACGAGCAGCAGGTGCCGTAGCTCGCTGAGCTGCCATCCTGCTCGGCGGCCCCGCCCACCAGGAGCAGGCAGTGCCGCCAGCGAGGGCGCCCTCCGCCCAGGCACTGCTCCCGTGTTCAGCGCGAAGCGGGCCGGTGCGGCGGGGGCAGCCGGGCGGCGGGCTCAGATTACCGCCTGGCCGCGCGGGCTTCGAGAAACTCGAGGATGACGGTATCGATCTGGTCGTCGTCACGCCAGCGTTCCTCGAGATTCTCGACGCTGACGAACCGCTCGAGCGCAGCCCGCGTCGTCGCGGTGTCAGCATCCGGCGTCGGCAGATAGCCGAGCGCGTGCAACTGGTGCTGGATGGTTCGGAGCAGCGCGGCATCGAGCGGCACGAGATCGCGCTCCTCCAGGCTGAAGTAGACGCGGTGGAGGTGGAGCAGGCGGCGCAGCTCGGCAATCGGTTCGGGATGGTCGTCAACCCGTAGGTCGATGAAGCGGTCGGAGCCGCCGCCGTAGCCCCCGCCCGCGCGGACGACCAGCAGCGCGGCCGATTGCTGGCCACGGGCGTCGCCGCCAGCGGCTTGTCCGGCCTCGAGCGCGGCGATCAGGCGCAGAGGGAAGCTCGCCTGTGTCGTCTGGCAGGCCTCGGCCATGGCCGGGACAACTTCCGGTCCGGCCAGGATGTTGCCTTGGCAGCAGAAGCCGTCGCCGAGAACGATCTGCCCACGCGGGTCAGCAACGACGCGCCCCGCGCCCGCCGTGCCCCCAGCCCAGGCCAGGCAGCGATTGCCGGTGAACGTTGCCGCTCGCCCCTGCGCGTCGACGATGCCAACCTGGCGCTCGGGGCAGTCGGGGTCGGCAGCCAGCAGCCGCTCGAGCGCCTCAGCCGCGCTCAGCCCCTGAGCGAGCAGGGCCAGCCCCTCCGGGCCGTAGCGGACGTTCGCCCGGGCCTGGGTGGCGATCGCGCCGACGCCGGCCTGCGCCCAGGGGACAACCGCGCCGACCGCTAAGAACTTGGACTGGACGGCAATACCAAGGTCACCCGTTGCCGGATCCCGCGCAACAATCGAAAACGTGCTGGGCTGTTGCACCAGGTTCCTCCTTCCCTCGCCCGGCAAGTGTCAAGCGCAGCCTGTCACCGCGCATTGTACCCAGGGGTTCTGGAGTACGATCACGCACTCCGGCCCATAGCCGGAACTGCTTGACCCCACGGGCTCGCAACGCGGTGTCAGGCTACAACAGATGGTTGAACAAACGGCCAGAACCACCGGAACGGCCGTGCCCTCCACTGCCAGCAAGGCAGTGGCCCATCAACCGCCCACCTCGCCGCTACTGGATCAGGAACGGCTGGGCCAGGCTATTGTTGATGTCGTTTACCTCGACCACGCTATTCTCCAAGTCGACCACCGCCACCAGGTATCCCTGCTGCTGCGGCGTGCGTGGCAAGGCTCGCACCGTCACCTGGCAACTCGCCTGCTGGCCCGGCGCCAGCGGCCCCACGCTGCAGGTGCCGAGCAGCAGGGCGCTGGGGCTGGGCGTCGGTCCAGGCACGAAGAGCAGGGCAACAGTGCTGGCCGGCGCAGAGGCGGTGCCCTGGTTGGCAACCGTGATCGTGGCCCGCAGCGGCCCACCGCGGGCTGCACGCGGGTGAGCGTCGAGCGCGCTTACCACCAGGTCAGGCTGGGGCACTGACACCGACGGCGGGGAGGTATTTCCAGGAGGAGCAGCCCCGGTACTGCCCCCACTACCCGTGCTCCCACTCGAGCCACCACCGCCGGCGTTGCTATTCCCACCGCCGGAAGGTGGCGGACAGGGCAAGACGTTAAGACATGGCAACACCGGGATCACGACGAACGGCGGAGAGGACGGTGGGGGCGGCGGTGGAGGCGGTGGGTTCCCATGCGAGCCACCACCGCCGGTGTTGCCATTCCCACCACTACTGGTGTTCCCATTCGAACCACCACCAGATGGCGGCTGACATTGTGAGACACACGGCGTCACGGTAACCACGACGGACGGCGGAGAGGGCGAAGTCGAGCGTGAGGCCATCGACTCAAAGGCCCCCACATCACAGTGGGTGCCCGGTGGTTGGGGGCGCTCCAGCCCGTTCTGGTCAACGGTCACCGGTGCGCCGTTCCAGTCCACACATGCCGGAGCGGCAGAGATCGCTGGTGACGTGTCCGCTGGGATAAAAAGACCAGGGAGACCACCATAGAGTTGCAAGGTCGATGCCAGGTTCGGGACAACCGTGATGCCCCTCAGGCTGCCACCGCACGAGTCGTCATTGGCCAGCACGGCCTGCCGCACCTGCACGGTGAGTCCAGCTTGACAGTTGTGAAAGCGGTATCGGCGGCAGCCTTGACGACCTTCCCGGTCGTGCCGTCGAACCGCACGACGTCACCGGCATTCAAGTCAGTACCGGCGATACCAATGAAGTGCTCAATCGCTTCGACGAGGCGAAGCTTGGTAATCGTCACTTGTGCCATTGTTTCCTCCTCTACCAGAGTTCACGTACCGACACCGTGCGGCGTCGGCGTTCATCTTCTGGGATGACTTGCGGTGTCCCGCCGTTTGGCGTCGGCGGTACGCCCGTCCGTGGGCGAATCTCGTCTGCGTGCTTCGTCAGCAACTCAAGCTGCTCCAGCGGATCAAGCCGCGCTAGTGCTTCCTGCACGAGCTTCGGGGCCGCTTTCATTTGCGTGTCGATATGCCGCTGGAGGACAGCCATGTATCGCTGCAAGCGCTGGTCGGCCTCACGGAGCCGGGCAAGTTCTGCCTCAAGCTCGGCAAGACGGGCAGCGCGCTCCTCCGCAAGTTTCTGCCATTCCTGGTTCTCGGCGAGCGCTTTTTCCCGGGCGCGGCGTTCGACTTCG from the Thermorudis peleae genome contains:
- a CDS encoding DUF1028 domain-containing protein, with product MQQPSTFSIVARDPATGDLGIAVQSKFLAVGAVVPWAQAGVGAIATQARANVRYGPEGLALLAQGLSAAEALERLLAADPDCPERQVGIVDAQGRAATFTGNRCLAWAGGTAGAGRVVADPRGQIVLGDGFCCQGNILAGPEVVPAMAEACQTTQASFPLRLIAALEAGQAAGGDARGQQSAALLVVRAGGGYGGGSDRFIDLRVDDHPEPIAELRRLLHLHRVYFSLEERDLVPLDAALLRTIQHQLHALGYLPTPDADTATTRAALERFVSVENLEERWRDDDQIDTVILEFLEARAARR
- a CDS encoding CARDB domain-containing protein is translated as MQVRQAVLANDDSCGGSLRGITVVPNLASTLQLYGGLPGLFIPADTSPAISAAPACVDWNGAPVTVDQNGLERPQPPGTHCDVGAFESMASRSTSPSPPSVVVTVTPCVSQCQPPSGGGSNGNTSSGGNGNTGGGGSHGNPPPPPPPPPSSPPFVVIPVLPCLNVLPCPPPSGGGNSNAGGGGSSGSTGSGGSTGAAPPGNTSPPSVSVPQPDLVVSALDAHPRAARGGPLRATITVANQGTASAPASTVALLFVPGPTPSPSALLLGTCSVGPLAPGQQASCQVTVRALPRTPQQQGYLVAVVDLENSVVEVNDINNSLAQPFLIQ